GTGTGTACCGTCCCTTTCGGTCGCCCCGTCGTCCCGCTCGTGTACGCGATCATGGAGAGGTCGTCCCGGTGTGTCGCCGCGGCATCGAGTTCCGACGACGCCGACGCCAGGAGTTCGTCGTAATCGAGGAAGTCGTGCGCGACACCCTCGCGCGACGCGACGACGATCGTCTGAAGCGAATCACACGTCTCCATCGCGGCCTCGACCGGTTCCAGCAGTCCGTCGTGGACGAGAGCGGTCGTCGCGCCCGAGTCTTCCACGACATAGGTGCACTCTTTCGCCTGCAGGAGTTTCATCGACGGCACCGGAATGGCTCCGATCTTCTGAAGTGCGAGACAAGAGATGGCATACTCCGGCCGGTTCGGGAATCGAACGAAGACGCGGTCGCCGGGTTCGACCCCGAGATCTAAGAGTGCGTTTCCGAGACTGTTGACCCGCTCCAAGAGCTCATCGTAGGTGATTTTTTTGTCTTCGAAGTAGATGGCAACCTCGTCGCCTCGCCCCGCTTCGACGTTTTTATCGACGAGTTCGACGGCCGCATTGAGTGATTTCGGATAATGAAGTTCGGGAAGCGCGTGAACGATGTCTGCCCGCATGTCCACGGGTGGGAATTTTTCTACAGGGACGTTCCCTGATTGGATGCTGCTATCACGAAGCATACGATACCTTCAGTGTCATTCGTGATATAACCTGAGATGGATCTCGAACTGAAATGGTTCCCGTATATCGCTGCCGTCGATAGTGTGATTTTGGACGGCGAAAACAAAGCGTCGTTCTCTCCTTGGGGGAGTAGCTTTATGCAGAACCTGGTCGTCAAGTGATACTATGACAGACGTTGCTGTCGTCGGTGGGGGTCCCGCTGGGCTGAGTGCCGCACTGTTCGCTGCAAAGAACGGACTCGATACCATGGTGTTCGATACGGACAACACATGGATGCACAAAGCACACCTGTTCAACTACCTCGGTTTCGAGAGCATCGATGGAAGCGAATTCATGGAAAAAGCCCGTGAACAAGCGGACGATTACGGTGTGGACCGACACATGGGGACGTCGGTCACCGATATCGAACGGGATAAAGATCAGTTCCGGATTTCGACCGACGACGGCGACCACGAAGCAACCTATCTGGTTTTGGCGACCGGCGCGGACCGTGACCTCGCGGAGCATCTGGGCTGTGATTTCGACGACAACGACACCGTCTCGGTCGATTTGAGCATGGAAACCAGTATCGAGAACGCCTACGCGACAGGTGCGATGGTCCGCGACCAGGAGTGGCAGGCGGTCATCTCCGCCGGCGATGGCGGGGCAGCAGCGCTCGATATTCTGAGCAAGGAGAAGGGCGAACACTTCCACGATTTCAACACCCCCGAAGATGCGGACTGACACCACCGAGTAACAATCACTCGTCCGAAACGAGTGTCGTCTCGATGAGTCGCGCCGTTCCGCGTCTGATTCGCCCGCCGACCGCGGTCGCAGAGATATCCAACTGTTCGGC
The Haladaptatus caseinilyticus DNA segment above includes these coding regions:
- a CDS encoding NAD(P)/FAD-dependent oxidoreductase, which translates into the protein MTDVAVVGGGPAGLSAALFAAKNGLDTMVFDTDNTWMHKAHLFNYLGFESIDGSEFMEKAREQADDYGVDRHMGTSVTDIERDKDQFRISTDDGDHEATYLVLATGADRDLAEHLGCDFDDNDTVSVDLSMETSIENAYATGAMVRDQEWQAVISAGDGGAAALDILSKEKGEHFHDFNTPEDAD